Proteins from a genomic interval of Bacillota bacterium:
- a CDS encoding ABC transporter ATP-binding protein yields MGIDSRAGAGYCPDSTVGVCHGDALLDVRGLSTIYPTEKGKVQAVRDVSLRLARGGILGLVGESGCGKSATLLSILRLVPYPGKVVAGEVRFRGEDLLRKTPAQMRAIRGKDIAMVFQDPMSTLNPAYRVGDQIAESLRVHGLLPGFPRNLFGNHRRREREMVLALMREVGIPSPETRHLEYPHQFSGGMQQRVLIAIALACRPLLLLADEPTTALDVTIQAQILDLMRRINEERGTAIILVTHDLAVAAEFCHEIAVMYAGQIVEWGSAEAVLEDPAHPYTRGLLRSIPRLTERRRLVPIPGVVPDLARLGPGCSFFPRCDQRLSVCEQTSPPLVAVEKGRVVRCLRHAEGGVAVAGI; encoded by the coding sequence ATGGGCATCGATTCCCGCGCCGGTGCCGGCTATTGCCCCGATTCGACCGTCGGCGTTTGCCACGGTGATGCCCTTCTCGACGTACGCGGGCTGTCCACCATCTACCCCACCGAAAAGGGGAAGGTACAGGCGGTTCGAGACGTCTCCCTGCGGTTAGCCAGGGGGGGCATCCTGGGGCTGGTGGGAGAGTCCGGGTGCGGTAAGAGCGCCACCCTGCTTTCCATCCTGCGCCTGGTTCCCTACCCCGGCAAGGTGGTAGCGGGAGAGGTCCGGTTCCGGGGTGAGGACCTGCTCAGGAAGACTCCTGCCCAGATGCGGGCCATCCGCGGCAAAGACATCGCCATGGTGTTCCAGGATCCCATGTCCACGCTCAACCCCGCCTACCGGGTGGGGGATCAGATAGCCGAGTCCTTGCGGGTACACGGGCTCCTCCCTGGATTCCCGCGCAACCTGTTCGGGAACCACCGGCGGCGGGAACGGGAAATGGTGCTGGCCCTGATGAGGGAGGTGGGAATCCCATCCCCGGAGACACGCCACCTGGAATACCCCCACCAGTTCAGCGGGGGCATGCAGCAGCGGGTGCTCATCGCCATCGCCCTTGCGTGCCGGCCGCTCCTGCTGCTGGCGGACGAACCCACAACCGCCCTGGACGTAACCATCCAGGCCCAGATCCTGGACCTCATGCGGCGGATCAACGAGGAGCGGGGCACGGCCATCATCCTGGTGACCCACGATCTGGCGGTGGCAGCGGAGTTCTGCCACGAGATCGCGGTCATGTATGCCGGGCAGATCGTGGAGTGGGGAAGTGCGGAGGCCGTGCTGGAAGACCCCGCGCACCCGTACACACGGGGGCTGTTGCGGTCAATCCCCAGGTTGACGGAAAGGCGACGGCTGGTTCCCATCCCCGGGGTGGTGCCCGACCTGGCTCGCCTGGGACCCGGGTGCAGCTTCTTCCCCCGTTGCGATCAGCGCCTGAGCGTCTGCGAGCAGACATCACCCCCTCTGGTGGCGGTGGAGAAGGGGAGAGTGGTACGTTGCCTGAGGCATGCAGAGGGGGGTGTGGCAGTTGCCGGTATCTGA
- a CDS encoding ABC transporter ATP-binding protein, translated as MPLVRTEGLTKHFPLRSTVLARLLAGARDRTVRAVDDVDLEVYPGETLGLVGESGCGKSTLGRTVVGLYRPTAGQVWFAGKPLWGRGSLNPRVLRREAQIIFQNPYSSLNPRHTVRQIIGVALAQRGVPLADREAETVALLRRVGLNERHIDQYPHQFSGGQRQRIGVARALAMHPRFVVADEPLSSLDVSVQAQIVNLLQELQAELGLAYLFIAHDLSVVFHVSHRVAVMYLGKVVETAPTGELFGNPLHPYTQALLSAIPSVERRHRRQRIILEGTVPTPIDPPSGCRFHTRCPYRQPGCETNVPPLVSVRGRGPASHQVACHLYGPSGAEPEQRALASFGGEDGEADWGVELASSRRREQP; from the coding sequence CTGCCCCTGGTACGGACAGAGGGCCTGACCAAGCACTTTCCCCTGAGGTCGACCGTGCTGGCCCGCCTGCTGGCCGGGGCCCGGGACAGAACCGTGCGCGCCGTGGACGACGTCGACCTGGAGGTCTATCCGGGGGAGACCCTGGGCCTGGTGGGAGAGTCGGGGTGTGGCAAGAGCACCCTGGGGCGGACCGTGGTGGGGCTGTACCGGCCCACCGCCGGCCAGGTCTGGTTCGCGGGCAAGCCGCTCTGGGGCCGAGGCAGTTTGAACCCGCGGGTGCTGCGTCGGGAAGCCCAGATCATCTTTCAGAATCCGTACAGTTCCCTCAACCCCCGCCACACAGTGCGTCAGATCATAGGAGTAGCCCTGGCCCAGCGCGGGGTTCCCCTGGCCGACCGGGAGGCGGAGACGGTCGCCCTCTTGCGCCGGGTGGGGCTCAATGAGCGTCACATCGACCAGTACCCGCACCAGTTCAGCGGGGGCCAACGCCAGCGCATCGGAGTGGCCCGGGCCCTGGCGATGCATCCCCGCTTTGTAGTGGCCGACGAACCCCTCTCTTCGCTGGACGTTTCCGTGCAGGCCCAGATAGTCAACCTCTTGCAGGAGTTGCAGGCTGAGCTGGGCCTCGCCTACCTGTTCATCGCCCACGACCTGAGCGTGGTGTTCCACGTCAGTCACCGGGTGGCGGTCATGTACCTGGGGAAGGTGGTGGAGACCGCCCCCACCGGGGAGTTGTTCGGTAATCCTCTCCACCCGTACACGCAGGCCCTGCTTTCTGCCATTCCCAGTGTGGAGCGAAGGCACCGCCGGCAGCGGATCATCCTGGAAGGGACGGTGCCCACACCCATCGATCCGCCCTCCGGATGCAGGTTTCACACCCGCTGCCCGTACCGCCAGCCCGGGTGCGAAACCAACGTGCCGCCCCTGGTCTCCGTAAGGGGACGGGGGCCTGCCAGCCACCAGGTGGCCTGTCACCTTTACGGGCCTTCCGGGGCTGAGCCGGAGCAGCGAGCCCTTGCCTCATTTGGCGGTGAGGACGGCGAGGCCGATTGGGGCGTTGAACTTGCATCGTCCCGCAGGAGGGAGCAGCCTTGA
- a CDS encoding gamma-glutamyl-gamma-aminobutyrate hydrolase family protein yields MKPLIGVTVSSDWGDEDSLQPGAALYHVRQEYVRAVELAGGWPVLLPVLNEEDTFGLVSRLHGLLVTGGSRLPDRLLQQPLLPGLREINARRYESDSAYIRAARARGLPILGICRGMQMINEVYGGSTYRALAAECPGALNHQQWPQAGEVPSHTVVIHEDTLLARLLVWPAGGELAVNSFHRQAVRQVAPGFRVAACAPDGVIEAIEADATVEGEDSWIVGLQFHPERMLDRPQMLAIFRSLVDAARNRLRLSGSVGGPVK; encoded by the coding sequence TTGAAGCCACTGATCGGCGTGACTGTATCGTCGGACTGGGGCGATGAGGACAGCCTGCAGCCTGGTGCGGCGCTGTACCACGTCCGCCAGGAGTACGTGCGGGCGGTGGAACTGGCAGGGGGATGGCCGGTGCTGTTGCCGGTGCTGAACGAAGAGGATACGTTCGGGCTGGTGTCCCGCCTGCACGGGTTGCTGGTCACCGGGGGTAGCCGCCTGCCCGACCGCCTGCTGCAGCAACCCCTGCTGCCCGGACTGCGGGAGATAAATGCCCGGCGCTACGAATCCGATAGTGCGTACATAAGGGCGGCGCGTGCCCGCGGCCTTCCCATCCTGGGGATCTGCCGGGGCATGCAGATGATAAACGAGGTTTACGGTGGGAGCACCTACCGGGCTCTGGCGGCCGAGTGCCCGGGTGCCCTCAACCACCAGCAGTGGCCTCAGGCTGGTGAGGTTCCTTCGCACACCGTCGTGATACATGAAGACACGTTGCTGGCCAGGCTGCTGGTGTGGCCGGCCGGCGGGGAACTGGCAGTCAATTCCTTCCACCGCCAGGCGGTCCGCCAGGTGGCGCCGGGATTCCGGGTGGCTGCCTGCGCCCCCGATGGGGTGATCGAGGCCATCGAAGCCGACGCCACCGTGGAGGGCGAAGACAGCTGGATCGTGGGCCTGCAGTTCCATCCCGAGCGGATGCTCGATCGGCCCCAGATGCTCGCCATTTTCCGCAGCCTGGTGGACGCCGCCCGCAACCGCCTCCGCCTGAGCGGGTCAGTGGGCGGGCCTGTTAAGTAA
- a CDS encoding cobyric acid synthase, whose product MSGKAIMIQGTASHVGKSVLVTALCRIFHQDGLRVAPFKAQNMSLNSYVTPDGKEIARAQAVQAEAAGIPAEAIMNPILLKPTADSRSQVVVLGRPLTDAEAREYRERHIPALAKVVEESLRQLLDRFDVVVIEGAGSPAEVNLRDRDLANMHVAALANAPVLLVADIDRGGMLAAVVGTLALLAPDERERIAGLVVNKFRGDPELLRPGLEFLTRHTGRPVLGVLPYLPGPLVDEEDSVSLESRHTRASVLSSTSGTTADAVRATMSEAAPVVSVLRLPHIANFTDFAPLEADPGVTVRYVSPGRPVGPADAVIIPGTKNTRADLRWLKEHGYHREIRALLRQGKPVLGICGGYQMLGLAVADPLGVEGPPGEEEGLGLLDVCTVFLPDKETHLVEAEATSRVGFLEELSCPTLRGYEVHMGATVRLDAARPWLRLTRRGNRAVDIAEGAVDPSGLVFGTYLHDIFRNDHLRRAFVTWLRRRSGLPSFRFSPPLPSPPRNPIGAVPPQGHIQAPENAPGERYDELARIVRSHLDMGFIYDLLNRPAH is encoded by the coding sequence ATGAGCGGTAAGGCCATCATGATCCAGGGAACGGCTTCCCACGTGGGAAAGAGCGTGCTGGTCACCGCGCTCTGTCGCATATTCCATCAGGACGGCCTGCGGGTGGCCCCCTTCAAGGCTCAGAACATGTCCCTGAACTCATACGTGACCCCGGACGGAAAGGAAATCGCGCGGGCGCAGGCGGTGCAAGCCGAAGCTGCGGGCATACCGGCGGAGGCGATCATGAATCCCATCCTTCTGAAACCGACCGCTGACTCCCGTTCCCAGGTGGTAGTGCTGGGGCGACCGCTCACAGACGCGGAGGCACGCGAATACCGGGAGCGCCACATCCCGGCGCTGGCGAAGGTGGTGGAGGAAAGCCTCAGGCAACTTCTCGACCGCTTCGACGTGGTGGTGATAGAGGGAGCAGGTAGCCCGGCCGAGGTCAACCTGCGCGACCGCGACCTGGCCAACATGCACGTGGCAGCCCTGGCCAACGCGCCCGTGTTGCTGGTGGCCGACATCGACCGCGGGGGCATGCTCGCCGCCGTGGTCGGAACCCTCGCCCTCCTTGCCCCCGACGAACGAGAGAGAATAGCCGGCCTGGTGGTCAACAAGTTTCGCGGTGATCCCGAACTGCTCCGCCCGGGCCTGGAATTCCTCACCCGCCACACGGGCCGACCCGTGCTGGGTGTTCTCCCCTACCTTCCCGGCCCCCTGGTGGACGAGGAAGATTCCGTCTCCCTGGAAAGCAGGCACACCAGGGCATCGGTGCTGAGTAGCACGTCCGGGACGACCGCAGACGCCGTGCGTGCGACAATGTCAGAAGCAGCGCCCGTGGTATCCGTGTTGCGCCTCCCACACATCGCCAATTTCACTGACTTCGCCCCTCTGGAAGCCGATCCCGGGGTAACGGTGCGCTATGTATCCCCAGGCCGGCCCGTCGGCCCCGCGGACGCCGTGATCATACCGGGCACCAAGAACACCCGGGCGGACCTGCGCTGGTTGAAGGAACACGGATACCACCGGGAGATCCGCGCCCTGCTCCGGCAGGGCAAACCGGTGCTGGGTATCTGCGGGGGATATCAGATGCTGGGCCTCGCTGTGGCCGATCCCCTGGGAGTGGAAGGCCCCCCGGGGGAGGAGGAGGGCCTGGGACTCCTGGACGTATGCACCGTATTCCTGCCGGACAAGGAAACCCACCTGGTGGAAGCGGAAGCGACGAGCAGGGTGGGCTTTCTGGAGGAACTTTCCTGCCCGACCCTGCGCGGTTACGAGGTACACATGGGTGCAACCGTCAGGCTTGACGCCGCCAGGCCCTGGCTCCGCCTCACCCGGCGCGGCAACCGGGCGGTGGATATAGCCGAGGGGGCAGTCGACCCGTCCGGCCTCGTCTTCGGCACCTACCTGCACGACATCTTCCGAAACGACCATCTGCGCAGAGCATTCGTCACCTGGCTGCGCCGCCGCTCGGGGCTTCCCTCCTTCCGGTTCAGCCCCCCACTACCCTCCCCGCCCCGCAACCCGATAGGAGCCGTTCCGCCCCAGGGTCACATCCAGGCACCGGAGAATGCGCCCGGGGAACGGTACGACGAACTGGCCCGCATCGTCCGGTCCCACCTGGACATGGGTTTCATTTACGACTTACTTAACAGGCCCGCCCACTGA
- the cobD gene encoding threonine-phosphate decarboxylase CobD, protein MEHGGRIWEAARNLGADPHKILDFSANLNPFGPPAAVIALLRERLGDVAHYPEPRGGGLKRALADHLGISPDRLVVGNGAAELIWCFCRVVSPRTVLIPSPTFTEYARAVRACGGEVHHLPMNPEIFRFPLEQLLAALRSGCRYDLVVVCNPNNPTGTLAATEELDALLAAVRGTDTWVLVDESFLGFLPEPGAASVRRLPLARHARLAVLDSFTKLYCLPGLRLGYLTGPPDLVSKIEETRDPWSVSVLAQAAGLQCLREQEYLARTRASLPLFRTALSEELSRIPGLRVLPSTANFLLLRLRVCIQGRAGPARVAASQLAKRLILVRECSDFAGLEDGSYLRVAVRLPQENARLISALREVISS, encoded by the coding sequence ATGGAACACGGGGGCCGGATATGGGAAGCTGCCCGCAACCTCGGGGCCGACCCGCACAAGATTCTGGACTTCAGCGCCAACCTGAATCCCTTCGGCCCCCCTGCGGCAGTGATCGCCCTCCTGCGAGAACGCCTGGGGGACGTCGCCCACTACCCCGAACCTCGGGGAGGCGGGCTGAAAAGGGCTCTCGCCGACCACCTGGGCATTTCGCCCGACCGCCTGGTGGTGGGAAACGGTGCCGCTGAACTCATCTGGTGCTTTTGCAGGGTCGTCTCACCACGCACCGTCCTCATCCCATCTCCCACTTTCACGGAGTACGCACGGGCGGTACGGGCCTGCGGGGGTGAGGTACACCACCTCCCCATGAACCCGGAGATCTTCCGGTTCCCCCTTGAGCAACTGCTGGCTGCCCTCCGCAGCGGCTGCCGCTACGACCTGGTGGTGGTGTGCAACCCCAATAACCCCACGGGAACCCTGGCAGCCACCGAGGAACTGGATGCCCTCCTCGCCGCCGTCCGGGGAACCGACACCTGGGTGCTGGTGGACGAATCGTTCCTGGGATTCCTGCCCGAACCCGGGGCTGCGTCCGTGCGCCGGTTACCTCTCGCCCGGCACGCCCGGCTGGCCGTACTGGACTCCTTCACCAAACTGTATTGCCTGCCCGGCCTGCGCCTGGGCTACCTCACCGGACCTCCCGACCTGGTAAGCAAGATCGAAGAGACCCGCGACCCCTGGAGCGTGAGCGTCCTGGCCCAGGCGGCCGGCCTGCAATGCCTCAGGGAGCAAGAATACCTGGCCCGTACCCGGGCGTCTCTGCCCCTGTTCCGCACCGCCCTGAGCGAGGAACTGTCCAGAATCCCCGGCCTGCGCGTCCTCCCTTCGACCGCCAACTTCCTGCTATTGCGCCTTCGGGTCTGCATCCAGGGCCGCGCAGGTCCCGCCCGCGTGGCCGCCTCCCAGCTGGCCAAGCGGCTCATCCTGGTGCGGGAGTGCTCGGATTTCGCCGGTCTGGAAGACGGTAGCTACCTCCGGGTGGCAGTGCGCTTGCCGCAGGAAAATGCCCGCCTGATCAGCGCCCTCCGAGAGGTGATCTCATCATGA
- the cobS gene encoding adenosylcobinamide-GDP ribazoletransferase yields MRRLRTALSILTILPVGATSAAGKAPSPRELPSPGELAASVPFFPVVGALLGAVLAIANHFLSHVLSGQVTAALLLAMAWLLSGGIHLDGLADTTDGLASRAPADRALEIMRDPRVGAVGAAATFLTILLKFSSLAALSAGFRTPVLFVMPVLGRQAMATVMPFYPYPRQVPGLASPFARRVPRRHAAAALGFTTLLLAATCLAYPQQVLPLAGAAVSALAGSWVAADRVARRLGGLTGDVYGAVCELAECIFLLTVCALA; encoded by the coding sequence GTGCGCCGTCTGAGGACTGCCCTGTCTATCCTGACCATCCTCCCCGTTGGGGCAACCTCCGCCGCGGGCAAAGCGCCGTCCCCGCGGGAACTGCCCTCCCCCGGTGAACTGGCCGCCTCCGTCCCCTTCTTCCCGGTAGTGGGAGCTCTCCTTGGCGCGGTGCTGGCTATCGCCAATCACTTCCTCAGTCATGTGTTGTCGGGCCAGGTAACCGCTGCGCTCCTCCTCGCCATGGCGTGGTTACTCAGCGGGGGAATCCACCTTGACGGCCTGGCGGACACCACGGACGGCCTCGCCAGCCGCGCCCCTGCGGACCGGGCCCTCGAGATCATGCGCGACCCCCGGGTGGGAGCGGTGGGGGCAGCTGCCACCTTTCTGACGATCCTGCTCAAATTCTCGTCTCTCGCCGCACTCAGCGCGGGCTTTCGAACCCCGGTGCTCTTCGTCATGCCCGTGCTAGGGCGCCAGGCCATGGCTACGGTCATGCCTTTCTACCCGTACCCCCGCCAGGTCCCCGGCCTCGCTTCGCCGTTTGCGCGAAGGGTGCCGCGCCGTCACGCCGCTGCTGCACTGGGCTTCACCACGCTCCTGCTCGCGGCAACCTGCCTCGCCTACCCGCAGCAGGTCCTGCCGCTTGCGGGCGCGGCGGTGTCAGCTCTGGCGGGAAGCTGGGTCGCGGCTGACCGCGTAGCCAGGCGCCTGGGGGGACTCACCGGAGACGTCTACGGTGCCGTGTGCGAACTGGCCGAGTGCATATTTCTTCTGACCGTGTGCGCGCTCGCATGA
- the cbiB gene encoding adenosylcobinamide-phosphate synthase CbiB yields the protein MWLKVALAFILDLALGDPRWLPHPVVAMGRMTAWLERTLRRPRHPPSVQKAAGALLVTAVVGLSGLFGLAAITAATAVHPLAALAAEVLLIYTTLASRSLADHLMPVHAALVRRDLPAARQAVSLVVGRDTASLDESEVCRAAVETAAESACDGIVAPLFYAFLGGAPLALAYRAVNTLDSMLGYRDERYRHFGWAAARLDDLANLLPARLTAILLAVAGALLGYDGRRALRTVKRDARRHPSPNSGYPEAAMAGLLGVRLGGLNYYRGMPSFRPYLGESAHPLEPGHLPAALAIVRLAAWLALICGIVLSLGIALAMASGVSTCPSAGAHLTCGPVPVLREVLLCAV from the coding sequence GTGTGGTTGAAGGTAGCGCTGGCGTTCATACTGGATCTGGCCCTGGGTGACCCCCGGTGGCTGCCCCATCCCGTGGTGGCCATGGGTAGGATGACCGCGTGGCTGGAACGAACCCTGCGGCGCCCTCGCCACCCACCCTCCGTCCAAAAGGCGGCCGGGGCGCTCCTGGTGACCGCCGTGGTGGGGCTCTCGGGGCTCTTCGGCCTGGCCGCCATCACTGCCGCAACCGCGGTGCATCCCCTGGCCGCACTGGCGGCAGAGGTGCTGCTCATCTACACCACCCTGGCCTCCAGGAGCCTGGCGGACCACCTGATGCCTGTCCATGCCGCCTTGGTCCGGCGCGACCTGCCCGCAGCCCGCCAAGCGGTATCCCTTGTGGTGGGCCGCGACACGGCCAGCCTCGATGAATCCGAAGTGTGCCGGGCCGCGGTGGAAACCGCAGCGGAAAGTGCTTGCGACGGCATCGTGGCGCCGCTGTTCTATGCCTTTTTGGGGGGGGCACCGCTGGCCCTGGCCTACCGGGCGGTGAACACCCTGGATTCGATGCTGGGATACCGGGACGAGCGTTATCGCCACTTCGGCTGGGCCGCCGCCCGCCTGGATGATCTGGCCAACCTGCTGCCTGCCCGGCTCACCGCTATCCTCCTGGCAGTTGCCGGAGCCCTGCTCGGATACGACGGGCGGCGTGCCCTCCGCACGGTTAAACGCGACGCCCGGCGCCACCCCAGCCCGAACAGCGGCTACCCGGAGGCAGCCATGGCAGGCCTGCTGGGGGTGCGCCTGGGCGGATTGAACTACTACCGGGGCATGCCATCGTTTCGGCCTTACCTGGGCGAAAGCGCACACCCCCTGGAGCCGGGGCACCTGCCCGCCGCCCTTGCTATCGTGCGACTGGCCGCCTGGCTTGCCCTGATCTGCGGGATAGTTCTTTCGCTGGGAATCGCGCTGGCCATGGCTTCCGGAGTCAGTACTTGCCCCAGTGCCGGGGCGCATTTGACCTGCGGCCCGGTCCCGGTGCTACGGGAGGTCTTGCTGTGCGCCGTCTGA
- a CDS encoding AIR synthase related protein yields MTATLPAALPAVTAVDDVMVIHLGCEHTLAVACDSCAGIGDRAGDRVIVSPYVVGRFTCRVPLLELLAVGAQPFLVVATLGVEPYPTGQALLEGVREEASLAGVPPANLLISTEKNIPTGQTAVGVTILGRITGAGLRCGRARPGDLVLAVGVPKVGNEVGLDDPEIADIPTLLLATEFPAVGDLIPVGSEGIAREARKLARRAGLHFAPGGHGVNMDKSAGPSTCFLATVPPAHLDEFYRHMYPSTRPCYPVGRLSPPCP; encoded by the coding sequence TTGACTGCCACCTTGCCTGCGGCACTCCCCGCCGTCACCGCTGTGGACGACGTGATGGTGATCCACCTCGGATGCGAACACACCCTGGCGGTTGCGTGCGATTCATGTGCCGGGATAGGCGATCGCGCGGGGGATCGGGTGATCGTTTCTCCATACGTCGTCGGCCGCTTCACCTGCCGGGTTCCCCTGCTGGAGCTGCTCGCCGTCGGCGCCCAACCCTTCCTGGTGGTGGCTACCCTGGGTGTGGAACCATATCCCACCGGGCAAGCGCTGCTCGAGGGGGTACGGGAGGAAGCATCCCTCGCGGGCGTTCCACCCGCGAACCTGCTCATCAGCACGGAAAAAAACATCCCCACCGGGCAGACGGCAGTGGGCGTCACGATCCTGGGCCGTATCACCGGTGCCGGGTTGCGGTGCGGACGGGCCCGCCCCGGCGACCTTGTGCTGGCGGTGGGCGTACCCAAAGTGGGGAACGAGGTGGGGCTAGATGATCCCGAAATCGCCGACATCCCCACCTTGCTGCTGGCCACGGAATTCCCTGCCGTGGGGGACCTCATCCCTGTGGGATCGGAAGGGATCGCCCGGGAAGCACGCAAACTGGCCCGGCGCGCCGGGTTGCACTTCGCCCCGGGAGGGCACGGAGTGAACATGGACAAGTCCGCCGGCCCGTCGACGTGCTTCCTGGCAACGGTCCCCCCTGCCCACCTCGACGAGTTTTACCGCCACATGTATCCCAGCACCCGTCCCTGCTACCCCGTGGGGCGGCTCAGTCCACCATGCCCATGA
- a CDS encoding ECF transporter S component: MKDVRTVRTLTRVAILIGLSAAGACIKVPALTGTPALDSAPGYFAALALGATEGAMVAAAGHLLTALTAGFPLSVPIHLLIAGGMAGCAWAVAICRARKGPWWAFAVGVFLNGMVFPAAFVPIPGFGPAFFTVMLVPLLVASALNLGLAVVVYEAAVRARLGWAVPGPAEATRAGREGRTS; the protein is encoded by the coding sequence GTGAAGGACGTGCGAACCGTTCGAACCCTGACCCGGGTGGCCATTCTCATCGGCCTCAGCGCTGCAGGGGCCTGCATAAAGGTGCCAGCCCTCACGGGGACACCTGCCCTGGACTCCGCCCCGGGATACTTCGCCGCCCTGGCCCTCGGGGCGACCGAAGGGGCAATGGTGGCCGCCGCCGGGCACCTGCTCACCGCACTCACCGCCGGGTTCCCCCTCTCCGTGCCCATCCACCTGCTCATCGCCGGCGGGATGGCTGGCTGCGCCTGGGCCGTGGCCATTTGCCGGGCGAGGAAGGGACCCTGGTGGGCGTTTGCCGTCGGAGTGTTCCTCAACGGGATGGTGTTCCCCGCCGCCTTCGTGCCCATCCCCGGATTCGGTCCGGCCTTCTTCACGGTCATGCTGGTGCCTCTCCTGGTCGCATCCGCCCTCAACCTGGGCCTGGCGGTGGTGGTGTATGAAGCGGCCGTGCGGGCCCGCCTCGGCTGGGCAGTACCGGGCCCCGCTGAAGCTACCCGTGCAGGCAGGGAGGGCAGGACATCTTGA
- the cobU gene encoding bifunctional adenosylcobinamide kinase/adenosylcobinamide-phosphate guanylyltransferase, with protein sequence MKATGSAQIIVHDLEFRYDSHPVLRDITLQVRRGDMVAIVGPNGAGKSTLLRCLTRSLRPQRGAVLIDGVNLGRLPARQIARQVGAVPQMHTPEFEFTVEELVAMGRHPHLRPFANLSNRDLAVVRQAMALAAVESLAPRPVSALSGGEQQRVAIARALAQEPEILLLDEPTAHLDIAYQVEILEILRRLNRERQVTVLAAIHDLNLAAQYFRRFILVAGGRILAAGTAEQVLQPPLLRQAYGVDVILTRHPLLGCPVVLPVRDGAGAGDGESRNTSDRPGIGTGDAPTADDSGKDRLVVLVTGGARSGKSTFAEQLAAHTGKKVVYVATCAPQDEEMRARVAEHRRRRAPTWVTLEEPLYPGAAMAPRDTADTCFIVDCLTLLVSNHLLRHAGCNGESLNKAGHAAATVHQQVHEEVYREVAALATVIRNLQADCILVTNETGMGLVPEWPLGRVFRDVAGRVNQLFASLADRVYLMVCGIPVQVK encoded by the coding sequence GTGAAGGCCACGGGCAGCGCACAGATCATAGTGCACGACCTGGAATTCCGTTACGATTCCCACCCCGTGCTACGGGACATCACGCTTCAGGTGAGGCGCGGCGATATGGTGGCCATCGTAGGGCCCAATGGCGCAGGCAAATCCACCCTGCTGAGGTGCCTCACCCGCAGTCTACGACCGCAACGGGGAGCAGTACTGATCGACGGCGTGAACCTGGGCCGCCTGCCGGCCCGGCAGATCGCCCGCCAGGTGGGAGCAGTCCCCCAGATGCACACCCCCGAATTCGAGTTCACCGTGGAAGAACTGGTGGCTATGGGGCGCCACCCCCACCTGCGTCCTTTTGCGAACCTGAGCAACCGTGACCTGGCAGTGGTGCGGCAGGCAATGGCTCTGGCCGCCGTGGAGTCGCTCGCCCCCAGACCCGTATCTGCCCTGAGCGGCGGTGAGCAGCAGCGCGTGGCCATCGCCCGCGCCCTGGCCCAGGAGCCGGAGATCCTGCTGCTCGACGAGCCCACCGCGCACCTGGACATCGCCTACCAGGTCGAAATCCTGGAGATCTTGCGCCGCCTCAACCGGGAACGACAGGTGACGGTGCTGGCAGCCATCCACGACCTCAACCTCGCCGCCCAGTATTTCCGCCGTTTCATCCTCGTGGCCGGCGGTCGCATCCTGGCTGCGGGCACGGCGGAGCAGGTCCTCCAGCCGCCCCTCCTGCGCCAGGCCTACGGCGTGGACGTGATCCTCACCAGGCACCCCTTGCTGGGATGCCCGGTGGTGCTGCCCGTGCGCGACGGGGCGGGCGCGGGTGACGGCGAAAGCAGAAACACCAGCGATCGACCCGGGATCGGAACCGGGGATGCCCCGACAGCCGACGATTCCGGCAAAGACAGGCTGGTGGTGCTCGTCACCGGAGGGGCGCGGAGCGGAAAGAGCACCTTTGCGGAGCAGCTGGCCGCTCATACCGGCAAGAAGGTAGTGTACGTGGCTACGTGCGCCCCGCAGGACGAGGAAATGCGCGCGCGCGTCGCCGAGCACCGGCGCCGCCGTGCCCCTACCTGGGTCACCCTGGAAGAACCACTCTACCCGGGTGCCGCCATGGCACCCCGGGACACCGCCGATACCTGCTTCATCGTGGATTGCCTCACCCTGCTGGTCTCCAATCACCTGTTGCGCCACGCCGGATGCAATGGCGAAAGCCTGAACAAAGCCGGCCACGCCGCCGCCACGGTGCACCAGCAGGTGCATGAAGAGGTGTATCGAGAAGTGGCCGCCCTGGCTACGGTCATCCGCAACCTCCAGGCTGATTGCATCCTCGTCACCAACGAAACGGGGATGGGACTGGTCCCCGAATGGCCGCTGGGAAGGGTCTTCCGGGACGTGGCCGGGCGGGTTAACCAGCTGTTTGCTTCTCTGGCAGACAGGGTGTACCTCATGGTCTGCGGCATTCCAGTACAGGTCAAGTGA